A genomic segment from Octopus sinensis linkage group LG4, ASM634580v1, whole genome shotgun sequence encodes:
- the LOC115210834 gene encoding G-protein coupled receptor moody-like: protein MARDDPLTHIQPDTKDIEKQNLSSATSSLLPSETELVLTYISVTLIGIIIIAGTTGNILVILAVKTSKKLQTPSNIFIVNLSVVNLVFDLGVLPFHAYTNIHHAAGISPLLCRLVALVDYALTGTTIMTIILIAYNRYKLVGNYHKYMDHFNQINIAAMLSIAWLLPLLCLLPPLLQVWGKFGYVERLATCNLFEDKQYFKDILLLLRTLMPSIIIIYFYIGIYQASKARHLRLPSLKDSITSQQRERNEKRMTKMMLTIISLFILFYFPCTITAIIDLYYILSKPHHLFCRLCIYFGSAVNPVIYGLTNSQFSHAYKKLISCRLKINHNIPPITVIHLSTLITKPSTQQPQVTLLSTLPKKTDTNLSNNELHQTLC from the exons ATGGCACGAGATgatccactcacacacattcagcCGGACACGAAAGACATTGAGAAACAGAATCTGTCCAGTGCTACCAGTTCCTTGCTTCCCAGTGAAACAGAATTGGTTCTTACTTATATCTCAGTTACTCTTATAGGAATTATCATCATTGCAGGCACCACAG gAAACATACTGGTTATTCTGGCTGTGAAAACCTCCAAGAAATTACAGACTCCTTCCAATATTTTTATTGTCAATCTCAGTGTGGTGAACCTAGTGTTTGACTTGGGTGTGTTACCATTCCATGCTTACACCAATATTCACCATGCAGCCGGAATAAGCCCGTTACTATGCAGACTTGTTGCACTTGTTGACTATGCATTAACAG GTACAACCATTATGACAATCATTTTAATTGCTTATAACCGTTACAAACTTGTGGGCAACTACCACAAATACATGGACCATTTCAACCAAATCAACATTGCAGCCATGTTAAGTATTGCATGGCTGTTACCATTGCTGTGTCTGCTGCCGCCATTATTACAAGTTTGGGGAAAATTTGGTTACGTGGAGAGACTAGCAACATGCAATCTATTTGAGGACAAACAATATTTCaaagacattttattgttactacGCACCCTCATGCCAAGCATAATAATCATCTACTTTTACATAGGGATCTACCAGGCATCCAAAGCTCGCCACCTAAGACTGCCTTCTTTAAAGGATTCCATTACTTCACAACAGCGAGAACGAAATGAGAAACGCATGACCAAGATGATGTTAACCATCATCtccctttttattttgttttatttcccctGTACAATTACTGCTATAATAGATCTCTATTATATCCTTTCAAAACCTCACCACCTATTTTGTAGGTTGTGTATTTATTTCGGAAGTGCTGTAAACCCTGTCATCTATGGCTTGACGAATTCACAATTCAGTCATGCATACAAAAAGCTCATCAGCTGCAGACTTAAGATCAACCATAACATTCCACCCATCACTGTAATCCACCTGAGCACCCTCATCACAAAACCCTCCACACAACAACCACAAGTCACTTTGCTGTCCACTCTGCcaaaaaaaacagacacaaacctaTCAAATAACGAATTACATCAAACGTTATGCTAA
- the LOC115210691 gene encoding ubiquitin-conjugating enzyme E2 A codes for MSTPARRRLMRDFMRLQDDPPAGVSGAPTDNNIMLWNAVIFGPTDTPFEDGTFKLTIKFTEEYPNKPPAVRFSSKMFHPNIYADGSICLDILQNRWSPTYDVSSILTSIQSLLDEPNPNSPANNLAAQLYQENRREYEKRVKAIVEESWIYQGNGATSSE; via the coding sequence ATGTCTACACCTGCTCGTCGTCGTTTAATGAGAGATTTTATGAGACTGCAAGACGACCCACCCGCCGGAGTGAGCGGAGCACCGACCGATAACAACATCATGTTGTGGAATGCAGTGATTTTCGGCCCGACAGACACACCCTTCGAGGACGGTACCTTCAAACTGACCATCAAATTCACAGAGGAATACCCGAATAAACCCCCGGCCGTACGTTTCTCTTCTAAAATGTTCCACCCTAATATATATGCTGACGGTAGCATCTGCTTGGACATTCTCCAGAACCGATGGAGTCCTACATACGATGTGTCTTCTATACTGACTTCTATCCAGTCGTTGTTAGACGAACCCAACCCAAACAGTCCTGCCAATAACCTGGCCGCCCAACTCTATCAGGAAAATCGACGAGAGTACGAGAAACGAGTAAAGGCCATAGTGGAAGAGAGCTGGATTTACCAAGGCAACGGAGCTACTTcatcggaataa